Proteins from one Ananas comosus cultivar F153 linkage group 5, ASM154086v1, whole genome shotgun sequence genomic window:
- the LOC109711103 gene encoding VQ motif-containing protein 10-like, with translation MSWSGNSNAREIKVTVIETQFVQTDLADFKAVVQRLTGRDQTAVAVGAPRVVPQRPRACRGPRFGYAGEEGCTQGCRGEWPAAKAEEPFLDELYDAFCTSHQLL, from the coding sequence ATGTCTTGGAGCGGAAATTCGAATGCGAGGGAGATCAAGGTGACGGTGATCGAGACGCAGTTTGTGCAGACGGACCTGGCCGACTTCAAGGCCGTCGTGCAGCGGCTGACCGGGAGGGATCAGACGGCAGTGGCGGTGGGGGCCCCACGGGTGGTGCCCCAGAGGCCGCGGGcgtgcagaggcccccggttcGGCTATGCCGGGGAAGAGGGCTGCACGCAAGGATGCCGCGGTGAATGGCCCGCGGCGAAGGCCGAGGAGCCTTTTCTGGATGAGTTATATGATGCGTTTTGTACTTCTCATCAATTATTGTAG
- the LOC109710647 gene encoding protein DJ-1 homolog B-like, with protein sequence MATRHLAPLRLPLIFFKTLSPPRPLSRPFPRSLARSFAVSSMASPPSSKKVLVPIANGTEPMEAVIIIDVLRRSGADVTVASVEKDLRVDACWGVKLVADALVADCAGSAFDLISLPGGMPGAANLRDCGVLESMVKKHAENGGLYSAICAAPAVALGSWGLLKGLKATCYPSFMDKFPSDTVAVESRVQVDGKAVTSRGAGTAMEFSLVLIEHLYGKDKAAEVAGPLVMRPHHGVEFAMKELNRVEWKFNGTPNILVPIANGSEEMEAVMIIDILRRAKANVTVASVEDKLEIVASRKVKIVADTLLHDASKQQYDLIVLPGGLGGAKAFANSETLINLLKKQAGSNKLYGAICASPAIALEPHGLLKGKKATAFPPMCDKLSDQSECENRVVVDGNLITSRGPGTAMEFSLVIVEKFFGREKALDLARSLVFM encoded by the exons ATGGCCACGCGTCACCTCGCCCCTCTCCGTCTCCCCCTCATCTTCTTCAAAACCCTCTCCCCTCCGCGCCCCCTTTCTCGACCCTTCCCCCGATCCCTGGCTCGGAGCTTCGCGGTCTCTTCCATGGCGTCTCCTCCCTCCTCGAAGAAG GTGCTGGTCCCGATCGCGAACGGGACGGAGCCGATGGAGGCGGTGATCATCATCGACGTGCTCCGCCGCTCCGGCGCCGACGTCACCGTCGCCTCCGTCGAGAAGGACCTCCGCGTCGACGCGTGCTGGGGCGTCAAGCTCGTCGCcgacgccctcgtcgccgaTTGCGCCGGCTCGGCTTTCGATCTCATCTCGCTTCCC GGAGGGATGCCGGGGGCGGCGAATCTTCGGGATTGTGGTGTGTTGGAGAGTATGGTGAAGAAGCACGCCGAGAACGGCGGGCTCTATTCTGCGATATGTGCGGCGCCGGCCGTGGCCCTGGGATCATGGGGCCTGCTCAAGGGCTTAAAG GCAACTTGTTATCCTTCTTTCATGGATAAGTTTCCTTCGGACACTGTTGCGGTGGAATCAAGAGTACAAGTGGATGGCAAAGCTGTGACAAGCCGTGGAGCAGGAACTGCCATGGAGTTCTCTCTTGTTTTGATTGAGCATCTGTATGGGAAAGATAAAGCAGCTGAAGTTGCAGGACCTCTG GTTATGCGCCCTCATCATGGAGTTGAGTTCGCCATGAAAGAGCTGAACCGTGTGGAATGGAAATTTAATGGAACACCTAAT ATCCTTGTGCCAATTGCTAATGGCTCAGAGGAGATGGAAGCTGTTATGATCATCGACATTCTGCGGCGAGCAAAAGCTAATGTTACAGTTGCATCAGTCGAAGACAAGTTAGAAATTGTGGCATCCAGGAAAGTGAAAATAGTCGCTGATACACTGTTGCATGATGCTAGTAAGCAGCAATATGACCTTATTGTCTTGCCG GGTGGTCTCGGTGGTGCTAAAGCCTTTGCAAATTCAGAGACACTTATCAATTTGCTCAAAAAGCAGGCCGGATCAAACAAGCTTTACGGGGCTATATGTGCTTCCCCAGCTATAGCCCTCGAGCCCCATGGCTTGCTTAAG GGTAAGAAAGCGACAGCATTTCCACCCATGTGCGACAAACTCTCCGATCAGAGCGAGTGCGAGAATAGGGTCGTGGTTGATGGGAACTTGATTACGAGTAGAGGTCCGGGGACTGCAATGGAGTTCTCTCTGGTCATTGTTGAGAAGTTCTTTGGCCGGGAAAAAGCACTCGACCTCGCCAGGAGTCTGGTGTTCATGTGA